A stretch of the bacterium SCSIO 12827 genome encodes the following:
- a CDS encoding helix-turn-helix transcriptional regulator, producing the protein MADRYDRLSALISRFDLRVLRVPLGAGNMTVFGDPETGVPGRVEIRTRGGVPTAGTNEVPVAACSIDWGGAANPLMAALPATVSLPIRDAETRALLDVFLAEAGGRRCGSDKVLERLAEVLVIRLMRQQIEQGTAEPGVLAGLADERLSRAISALHEDPGRAWSNADLAVVAGMSLSRFADAFRTVVGEAPQSYLRRWRMTLARQDMDRGARVQTIARRYGYASSEALSRAFHRQFGVNPTELRRTG; encoded by the coding sequence ATGGCTGACCGATATGATCGACTGTCTGCTCTGATCTCCCGTTTTGACCTGCGGGTTCTGCGGGTGCCTTTGGGGGCCGGCAATATGACCGTGTTCGGTGATCCGGAAACGGGTGTGCCGGGGCGTGTCGAAATCCGCACCCGGGGCGGCGTTCCCACCGCCGGGACCAATGAAGTGCCGGTCGCCGCCTGTTCAATCGATTGGGGCGGGGCGGCCAATCCCTTGATGGCGGCCTTGCCGGCGACGGTGTCTCTGCCGATCCGTGACGCGGAGACGCGGGCGCTATTGGATGTGTTCCTGGCCGAGGCCGGGGGGCGGCGTTGTGGGTCCGACAAGGTTCTGGAACGTCTGGCCGAAGTTCTGGTGATCCGCCTGATGCGTCAGCAGATCGAACAGGGGACTGCGGAACCGGGCGTATTGGCGGGGCTTGCCGATGAACGCCTGTCACGCGCCATATCGGCCCTGCACGAAGATCCGGGCCGGGCGTGGTCAAATGCCGATCTGGCGGTTGTCGCGGGCATGTCGTTGTCGCGTTTCGCCGATGCGTTTCGCACGGTTGTCGGCGAAGCCCCGCAAAGTTACCTGCGTCGTTGGCGGATGACGCTGGCACGTCAGGACATGGATCGCGGGGCGCGGGTTCAGACGATCGCCCGACGATACGGCTACGCCAGTTCCGAGGCTCTGTCCCGCGCCTTCCATCGGCAATTCGGCGTCAATCCTACGGAACTGCGCCGCACGGGATAG
- a CDS encoding protein phosphatase CheZ — translation MATDSVDPELATRLQELGREPGGSVKVEEIAEVVEAILTTMQGDLSAVDVRLYEELESLSRFISEAKSDIAALRPDEVKDEFLPKAADELDAIVEATAEATNSIMDAVGEIEEVMSKLKGKNSERLMDATTKIYEACGFQDITGQRITKVVGALQHIEEKVDALLNAFGDEIAKYKAANPKTEEAPVEEAIPADEDLLHGPQKKEAAMSQADIDALLNSFD, via the coding sequence ATGGCGACAGACTCGGTCGATCCCGAGTTGGCCACACGTCTTCAGGAACTTGGAAGGGAACCTGGCGGCTCGGTCAAGGTCGAAGAGATTGCAGAAGTGGTGGAGGCGATCCTCACCACCATGCAAGGAGACCTGTCCGCCGTCGATGTCAGGCTCTACGAGGAGCTGGAAAGCCTGTCGCGCTTCATTTCCGAGGCCAAATCCGACATCGCCGCCCTGCGCCCGGACGAAGTGAAGGACGAATTCCTTCCCAAGGCGGCGGATGAACTGGATGCCATCGTCGAAGCGACGGCGGAAGCAACCAACTCGATCATGGATGCCGTCGGCGAGATCGAGGAGGTGATGTCCAAGCTCAAGGGCAAGAATTCCGAGCGTCTGATGGACGCAACCACCAAGATTTACGAAGCTTGCGGGTTTCAGGATATTACCGGCCAGCGGATCACCAAGGTGGTCGGCGCCCTGCAGCACATCGAGGAAAAGGTCGATGCGCTGCTTAACGCCTTCGGAGACGAGATCGCCAAGTACAAGGCGGCCAATCCGAAGACGGAAGAGGCCCCGGTAGAGGAAGCCATTCCGGCGGATGAAGACCTTCTACATGGCCCGCAGAAGAAAGAGGCGGCGATGTCGCAGGCCGATATCGACGCCCTTCTGAACAGTTTCGACTGA
- a CDS encoding OmpA family protein: protein MLLPRRSERDLERDHKASQMWLLTFTDLVSLMLTFFVMLFSMSNVKLDRWDNVIDSLSQSLAPEQVKTPISSTATHNIATVFRKRAINLDYLTSVLREKIDSDELLKQTQFMRLEDRLVLALPGDLLFEAGRAVMTDRARAALFRLGGALSTVANQLGVNGHSDPSPVAGGDYASNWELSTARAAAVANQLRAAGYAEPIVAFGYSDSRYDQLPPMPPAQRQLMGRRVDIVVFPTSGGLR from the coding sequence ATGCTGTTGCCAAGACGCTCCGAACGGGATTTGGAACGCGATCACAAGGCGTCGCAGATGTGGCTGCTGACGTTCACGGACTTGGTGTCGTTGATGCTGACCTTCTTCGTCATGCTGTTCTCCATGTCCAACGTCAAGCTGGACCGCTGGGACAATGTGATTGATTCCCTGTCGCAAAGCCTGGCCCCGGAACAGGTGAAAACGCCCATTTCCTCGACCGCCACGCACAACATCGCGACGGTGTTTCGTAAACGCGCCATTAACCTGGATTATCTAACATCCGTGCTGCGGGAAAAGATTGATAGCGATGAATTGCTTAAGCAAACGCAGTTCATGCGGTTGGAGGACAGATTGGTCCTGGCCTTGCCTGGGGATTTGCTGTTTGAGGCAGGACGTGCGGTCATGACAGACCGCGCGCGCGCCGCCTTGTTCCGCTTGGGCGGGGCGCTCAGCACCGTCGCCAACCAGTTGGGCGTCAACGGCCATTCCGACCCGTCGCCGGTGGCTGGTGGCGACTATGCCTCCAACTGGGAACTGTCGACCGCCCGCGCCGCCGCCGTTGCCAACCAACTGCGTGCTGCCGGCTACGCCGAACCCATCGTCGCTTTCGGATATTCGGACAGCCGTTATGACCAATTGCCGCCCATGCCGCCGGCCCAGCGCCAGTTGATGGGGCGGCGCGTCGACATTGTCGTGTTCCCGACGTCGGGGGGGCTGCGATGA
- the fliM gene encoding flagellar motor switch protein FliM codes for MTSPADDQDAMAAEWEAAMGGDGGEGGGGGDEQDELAAEWEAMMGGDGDGASTDVGMAAPEATRVLNQDEIDSLLGFDDSHEEGAEKSGIQAILSSALVSYERLPMLEVVFDRLVRLMSTSLRNFTSDNVEVSLDNIASIRFGDYLNSIPLPAMLSVFKAEEWDNFGLITVDSSLIYSIVDVLLGGRRGTAAMRIEGRPYTTIERSLVERMIHVMLTDLSAAFEPLSPVTFRFDRLETNPRFATISRPSNAAIVTRLRIDMEDRGGRLELLLPYATLEPVRELLLQMFMGEKFGRDSIWETHLAEELWMTEVDLEAVIDQQVVSLQKVFDLQEGSQMMLNATPDSPVMLSCGNVPLYIGRMGRKGGRIAVRIEDRIDRAPKTS; via the coding sequence ATGACGAGCCCGGCTGACGATCAAGACGCGATGGCCGCCGAATGGGAAGCCGCCATGGGCGGCGACGGCGGCGAAGGCGGCGGTGGCGGCGACGAACAGGACGAGCTTGCCGCCGAATGGGAAGCCATGATGGGCGGTGACGGCGACGGTGCGTCGACCGATGTCGGCATGGCCGCCCCCGAAGCCACCCGCGTTCTGAACCAGGATGAAATCGACAGCCTTCTTGGCTTTGACGACAGTCACGAGGAAGGCGCCGAGAAATCGGGCATCCAGGCGATCCTGTCGTCGGCCCTGGTGTCGTACGAACGCCTGCCGATGCTCGAGGTCGTGTTCGACCGTCTCGTGCGTCTGATGTCGACCAGTCTTCGTAACTTCACTTCGGACAACGTCGAAGTCTCGCTCGACAACATCGCCTCCATCCGGTTCGGCGACTATCTGAACTCCATCCCCCTGCCGGCCATGCTGAGCGTGTTCAAGGCCGAGGAATGGGACAACTTCGGCCTGATCACGGTCGATTCCTCGCTGATCTATTCCATCGTCGACGTGCTATTGGGTGGTCGCCGTGGCACCGCCGCGATGCGCATCGAAGGCCGTCCTTACACCACCATCGAACGCTCCCTGGTTGAGCGCATGATTCACGTCATGCTGACGGATCTGTCGGCGGCGTTCGAGCCCCTGAGCCCCGTAACCTTCCGTTTCGACCGTCTGGAAACGAACCCGCGCTTCGCGACGATTTCCCGGCCGTCCAACGCCGCCATCGTGACGCGCCTGCGCATCGACATGGAAGACCGCGGCGGGCGCCTGGAACTGCTGCTGCCCTACGCGACCCTGGAGCCGGTCCGCGAACTGCTGCTGCAGATGTTCATGGGCGAAAAATTCGGCCGGGATTCGATCTGGGAAACCCACCTGGCCGAAGAATTGTGGATGACCGAGGTTGACTTGGAAGCGGTCATCGACCAGCAGGTCGTCAGCCTGCAGAAGGTGTTTGACCTTCAGGAAGGCTCGCAGATGATGCTCAACGCGACGCCGGACAGCCCGGTCATGCTGTCCTGCGGCAACGTGCCCCTTTATATCGGCCGCATGGGCCGCAAGGGCGGGCGCATCGCGGTGCGCATCGAAGACCGTATCGACCGCGCGCCCAAGACGTCCTGA
- a CDS encoding AhpC/TSA family protein, with protein sequence MLMPRQKTPDLSVDLVTGGTFDLASETTERGTIICFYRGLHCPICANYMAELEKLTPEFAKRGVGTIAISSDDSERGKAMAEKIPAKELRVGYGLTLAKAREWGLFISTSRGKTSIGIEEPALFSEPGLFMVSPDQTLYYASVQTMPFVRPHFSELLKALDFAIEKNYPARGEYTGAV encoded by the coding sequence ATGCTCATGCCACGTCAGAAGACGCCCGATCTGTCCGTCGATTTGGTGACCGGCGGCACATTCGACCTTGCGTCGGAAACCACCGAACGCGGAACAATCATCTGCTTCTATCGGGGCCTGCACTGCCCGATCTGCGCCAATTACATGGCGGAATTGGAAAAACTGACACCGGAATTCGCCAAACGCGGCGTCGGCACCATCGCGATTTCCAGCGATGATTCGGAACGCGGCAAGGCCATGGCTGAAAAGATCCCCGCCAAGGAATTGCGCGTCGGTTACGGCCTGACCCTGGCCAAGGCACGGGAATGGGGGCTGTTCATCTCGACCTCCCGGGGCAAGACGTCCATCGGCATCGAAGAACCAGCCCTGTTCTCCGAACCCGGCCTGTTCATGGTCTCGCCGGATCAGACGCTCTATTACGCCTCGGTCCAGACCATGCCGTTCGTCCGTCCGCATTTCTCCGAATTGCTGAAGGCGCTCGACTTCGCCATCGAGAAAAACTACCCGGCGCGCGGCGAATACACCGGCGCCGTGTGA
- a CDS encoding flagellar basal body-associated FliL family protein has product MADDDDLENEEVGGADEDADGEEGGSSEGASKSKKKLIIIVAVLLLVVGGAAAAFFTGLLEPLISMITGKDSSSAVASGEAPEGIGLFHDLPEVLVNLNTAGRKSQFLKMKVSLEVASEQDKLIIDAVKDRVMDNFQVYLRELRIEDLQGSAGMYRLREELLRRVRAATAPAQVKDVLFKEMLVQ; this is encoded by the coding sequence ATGGCTGACGACGACGATCTGGAAAACGAAGAGGTCGGCGGCGCCGACGAAGACGCCGACGGCGAAGAAGGCGGCTCTTCCGAGGGTGCCTCCAAGAGCAAGAAGAAGCTCATCATCATCGTTGCGGTGCTTCTGCTTGTCGTGGGGGGGGCTGCGGCGGCGTTCTTCACGGGCTTGCTTGAGCCCCTGATTTCAATGATCACGGGCAAGGACAGTTCCTCCGCGGTCGCTTCGGGTGAAGCGCCGGAGGGCATCGGCCTGTTCCACGATTTGCCGGAGGTTCTGGTCAACCTGAATACGGCCGGCCGCAAATCCCAGTTTTTGAAAATGAAGGTGTCGCTCGAAGTGGCGAGTGAACAGGACAAACTGATCATCGATGCCGTGAAGGACCGTGTGATGGACAATTTCCAAGTCTATCTGCGGGAACTCAGGATCGAGGACCTGCAGGGTTCCGCCGGTATGTACCGCCTGCGCGAGGAACTTCTGCGCCGGGTCCGGGCGGCGACGGCGCCGGCCCAGGTCAAGGACGTCCTGTTCAAGGAAATGCTGGTTCAGTAG
- the fliP gene encoding flagellar type III secretion system pore protein FliP (The bacterial flagellar biogenesis protein FliP forms a type III secretion system (T3SS)-type pore required for flagellar assembly.) yields the protein MILAVIGAACAIYLGLSLLSPPALAQSISLDLGDQGGDTTGRIIQMLLLITVLSVAPSILIMVTSFVRIIVVLSFLRTAMGTQQTPPNQVMVGLALFLTLFIMQPTFEKAWETGINPVIQGDLDELQGFNRAILPFRDFMMSHVRERDLLLFTQIARVPDEEARTNMPMRVLIPAYMISELKRAFEIGFLLFVPFLIIDMVVASILMSMGMMMLPPVIIALPFKIIFFVLVDGWYMTVGSLVKSFGAG from the coding sequence ATGATCCTGGCGGTGATCGGCGCCGCCTGCGCGATCTATTTAGGGCTGTCTCTGCTTAGCCCGCCCGCGCTCGCGCAATCGATCTCCCTCGATCTGGGCGACCAGGGCGGCGACACCACGGGCCGCATCATCCAAATGCTGCTGCTGATCACGGTGCTCAGCGTCGCACCCTCGATCCTTATCATGGTCACATCCTTCGTGCGCATTATCGTCGTGCTGTCGTTCTTGCGTACGGCCATGGGCACCCAGCAAACGCCGCCCAACCAGGTCATGGTCGGGCTGGCTCTGTTCTTGACCCTCTTCATCATGCAGCCGACCTTCGAAAAAGCCTGGGAAACCGGCATCAACCCGGTGATTCAAGGCGACCTGGACGAACTTCAGGGTTTCAACCGGGCCATCCTGCCGTTCCGCGACTTCATGATGAGCCACGTCCGTGAACGCGATCTGTTGCTGTTCACCCAGATTGCGCGCGTTCCCGATGAAGAAGCCCGCACGAACATGCCCATGCGGGTACTGATTCCGGCCTATATGATTTCCGAGCTGAAGCGCGCCTTCGAGATCGGTTTCCTGCTGTTCGTACCCTTCCTGATCATCGATATGGTCGTTGCATCGATTCTCATGTCCATGGGCATGATGATGCTGCCACCGGTCATCATCGCCCTGCCGTTCAAGATCATCTTTTTCGTGCTGGTGGATGGCTGGTACATGACCGTCGGCTCACTGGTCAAAAGCTTCGGCGCCGGCTAG
- a CDS encoding response regulator: MAVDLNMNVLIVDDYQTMLRILRNLLRQLNFKNIDEASDGSEALKKLRAKAFGLIISDWNMEPMTGIQLLREVRADEKLKHIPFVMITAESKSENVIAAKEAGVSNYIVKPFNAETLKGKLISVLGEF; the protein is encoded by the coding sequence ATGGCTGTCGACCTGAATATGAACGTCCTGATCGTGGATGATTACCAAACCATGCTCAGGATTCTGCGCAACCTATTGCGCCAGTTGAATTTCAAGAACATTGATGAAGCGTCCGACGGCTCAGAAGCACTCAAAAAGCTTCGGGCGAAGGCGTTCGGCTTGATCATCTCCGACTGGAACATGGAGCCCATGACCGGGATTCAGCTGCTGCGCGAAGTCCGTGCGGATGAAAAGTTGAAGCACATCCCGTTCGTCATGATCACGGCGGAAAGTAAGTCTGAAAACGTGATCGCGGCTAAGGAAGCGGGCGTTTCCAACTATATCGTCAAGCCGTTCAACGCAGAAACGCTCAAAGGCAAGCTGATCAGCGTCCTTGGCGAGTTCTAA
- a CDS encoding FecR domain-containing protein — translation MIDAMYFRFTRSAALVVALLVMCLPALAQESAGVIERQKGEATRSLSGSTAPLSLGAKVFAGDILKTGPEARLLVRFADGSSLTLGEKAEVFVDEMTFDPVAAGPGTGRQALIMVVGVFRYTSGKIGKASPSQVAFGTPTATIGIRGTDFLGGELTVGMPAGQPHYGFQIQEGAIEVITPQGNVTLDEPGEGTFLPLSGGRAPTPVRQWTAEEAAEAQAAIAF, via the coding sequence ATGATCGACGCTATGTATTTCAGGTTTACCCGATCGGCCGCCCTTGTGGTCGCGTTATTGGTCATGTGCCTGCCAGCCCTGGCCCAGGAGAGCGCGGGCGTCATCGAACGCCAAAAGGGCGAGGCCACGCGCAGCCTTTCGGGATCGACCGCGCCGCTATCTCTGGGCGCCAAAGTATTCGCCGGCGACATCCTGAAGACCGGCCCGGAGGCCCGCCTTTTGGTGCGCTTTGCCGACGGCTCGTCCCTGACGCTGGGCGAAAAGGCCGAGGTTTTCGTGGATGAAATGACCTTCGACCCGGTCGCGGCCGGCCCCGGCACCGGCCGCCAGGCCCTGATCATGGTGGTCGGCGTGTTCCGCTACACCTCCGGAAAAATCGGCAAGGCCAGCCCCTCCCAAGTCGCCTTCGGCACACCGACAGCCACCATCGGCATTCGCGGCACGGATTTCCTGGGCGGTGAATTGACCGTCGGCATGCCGGCGGGGCAGCCGCACTACGGCTTCCAAATCCAGGAAGGCGCCATCGAGGTCATCACCCCACAGGGCAACGTCACCCTGGACGAGCCAGGCGAAGGCACGTTCCTGCCGCTGTCCGGTGGCCGCGCGCCAACGCCCGTACGCCAGTGGACGGCGGAAGAAGCCGCCGAAGCCCAGGCCGCCATCGCGTTCTAG
- a CDS encoding tetratricopeptide repeat protein, translated as MTVRRILGTALMAVVLAWGLCLAPLEEARAQDAVQVNVRAGAHATFTRVVFDWPTKVPYKLTKDGGLVTVIFEAAAQIDDADLNRNPPLFVGGIRSATEGGRTVSVIAVPPRSTVRDFYAGNKIALDVREPAPWQDPVAVPAQVSVPGGGKAPATPQAADAKPASPATDPVPPVATVPAKPAVAAQALPQPPLQKPSAPAATAKTAHAAGGTATRAAQQLPQGAAQKSPPAGQPLLLTPPAQATATAPGAAPAQPPRTATAQASGQATGNAAAQAPAPGPAPSAQLSVAKGDEGTVTLRFDWEEPVAAAAFRRNGFLWLVFDKRTNVNVPALQEAGGAVISTLQQVYIPQATVLRMTTPKDVNPSMRRAGLAWLIDFRTQEATPKIPLEVQAQPDSPIGARIFMPLPEPGKVIPLTDPIVADNMLVVPGIPLGHGVAGTYAYPQFEILPSIQGVVVTPRIDDVRVRSLRQGVEIASAAPTFPLKFSPVSQEMAASARMSAMRPLVRVLDLEKWDTPNDAAILQTRAILEQALAVAPKAGQREARMNLARFYFANAYGAEALGVLAHALEVQPSLAQDREWLLLHGGAQFLLGRLPEAEKDLYNAALNGSDEGEFWRAIIQAARGDLNGASIELRRSGSIARPYPRALRFRLLTIVAEAVVEIGDVRTAETLISTLLADGPSPSQEAKIKFVQGRLAELEGDFDGAVSLWEEVMDSPDRLARFRAARTRVELLLRLDRMTKREATEELEKQRFAWRGDNREFDLLRRLGALYLEQDKYREALQTLRQAATHFRDHPDAKAVTKEMSDTFNALYLEDKANALKPVTAIAIYEEFKELTPAGSRGDTMIQKLADRLVGVDLLDQAAALLEGQIKFRLQGADRARVGARLGLIHLLARKHADAERVIRATAADGLNADLAQQRNHLLVQALMGQQRYADGLALLEPDQSMDGELLRSEIYWTMGNWNDAAQSLQRVVTASGARRGEKLNRKQARYMLNLATAMTLSGNERGLARIRDNFGAAMAETDMAKAFDLIAARPALGLISPESVKERVAVAQNFKSFLTAYRERLEKDPLSAIN; from the coding sequence ATGACCGTTCGCCGGATTCTTGGCACGGCCCTGATGGCCGTGGTTCTGGCCTGGGGCCTGTGCTTGGCGCCTTTGGAAGAAGCCCGCGCGCAAGATGCGGTTCAGGTCAACGTGCGCGCCGGTGCTCATGCCACCTTTACCCGCGTCGTGTTCGATTGGCCCACCAAGGTGCCTTATAAGCTCACCAAGGACGGCGGCCTTGTCACCGTGATCTTTGAGGCGGCGGCGCAGATCGACGACGCCGACCTCAACCGTAACCCGCCGCTGTTCGTCGGCGGCATTCGCTCCGCCACGGAGGGCGGGCGCACGGTTTCGGTGATCGCCGTGCCGCCGCGCTCCACCGTGCGTGATTTCTATGCCGGGAACAAGATCGCCCTGGACGTCCGCGAACCCGCACCCTGGCAGGACCCGGTTGCCGTTCCGGCGCAGGTGAGCGTGCCCGGCGGCGGCAAGGCCCCGGCCACTCCCCAGGCTGCTGATGCCAAACCGGCCTCTCCGGCGACGGATCCCGTGCCGCCGGTCGCCACCGTACCGGCCAAGCCAGCCGTTGCCGCCCAGGCCCTGCCGCAGCCGCCTCTCCAGAAACCATCGGCCCCCGCTGCCACTGCCAAAACCGCACACGCTGCGGGGGGCACGGCGACCCGGGCCGCACAGCAACTTCCCCAGGGCGCTGCGCAGAAGTCCCCGCCCGCTGGTCAGCCGCTGCTTTTGACCCCGCCGGCCCAAGCCACGGCAACGGCCCCTGGCGCCGCGCCCGCGCAACCGCCGCGCACGGCAACCGCCCAGGCGTCGGGGCAGGCCACCGGCAACGCTGCGGCCCAAGCCCCGGCCCCCGGGCCGGCGCCGAGTGCGCAATTGTCCGTGGCCAAAGGTGACGAAGGGACGGTAACCCTGCGTTTCGACTGGGAAGAGCCCGTCGCCGCCGCGGCATTCCGGCGTAACGGATTTCTGTGGCTGGTGTTCGACAAGCGCACCAATGTCAACGTTCCCGCCTTGCAAGAAGCCGGGGGCGCCGTCATTTCGACACTGCAGCAGGTCTACATTCCCCAGGCCACCGTTCTGCGCATGACCACGCCCAAGGACGTCAATCCGTCCATGCGTCGGGCCGGGTTGGCTTGGTTGATCGATTTCCGAACCCAGGAAGCGACGCCCAAGATTCCGCTGGAAGTCCAGGCCCAGCCGGATTCCCCCATCGGGGCCCGCATCTTCATGCCGCTGCCAGAACCCGGCAAGGTGATCCCGCTGACCGATCCCATCGTCGCCGACAATATGCTGGTCGTGCCGGGTATTCCGCTTGGCCATGGCGTGGCCGGAACCTACGCCTATCCTCAGTTCGAAATTCTACCCTCCATCCAGGGCGTCGTGGTGACGCCGCGTATCGATGATGTGCGTGTGCGCTCGCTGCGTCAGGGCGTGGAAATCGCCAGCGCGGCGCCCACGTTCCCGCTGAAGTTCTCGCCGGTGTCCCAGGAAATGGCGGCAAGTGCACGGATGTCGGCGATGCGGCCCCTGGTCCGTGTCCTGGATCTTGAGAAATGGGACACGCCAAACGACGCTGCGATCCTGCAGACCCGCGCGATTTTGGAACAGGCTCTTGCCGTGGCGCCCAAGGCCGGGCAGCGGGAAGCACGCATGAACCTGGCCCGGTTTTACTTTGCCAATGCCTATGGCGCGGAAGCCTTGGGCGTTCTGGCCCATGCCCTTGAGGTGCAGCCGTCGCTGGCTCAGGATCGCGAATGGCTGCTGCTGCATGGCGGCGCTCAGTTTCTTCTGGGCCGCCTGCCCGAGGCGGAGAAGGATCTGTATAACGCGGCACTAAACGGCAGTGACGAGGGCGAATTCTGGCGCGCGATCATCCAGGCCGCGCGCGGTGACCTGAACGGGGCCTCCATCGAGTTGCGCCGGTCGGGCTCAATTGCCCGTCCTTATCCCCGCGCGCTCCGGTTCCGATTATTAACCATCGTCGCCGAGGCGGTGGTGGAAATCGGCGACGTGCGCACGGCAGAAACATTGATTTCCACGCTGCTGGCCGATGGTCCCAGCCCGAGCCAGGAAGCCAAGATCAAGTTCGTGCAAGGACGTTTGGCGGAACTGGAAGGCGATTTCGACGGCGCTGTTTCGCTGTGGGAAGAGGTCATGGACAGCCCTGATCGGCTGGCCCGTTTCCGCGCGGCGCGGACGCGCGTTGAACTTCTGCTGCGTCTTGACCGCATGACCAAGCGTGAAGCGACGGAAGAACTTGAAAAACAGCGCTTCGCCTGGCGCGGCGACAATCGTGAATTCGATCTTTTGCGCCGCCTGGGAGCGCTCTACCTGGAACAGGATAAATACCGCGAGGCGCTGCAGACCTTGCGCCAGGCCGCGACCCATTTCCGCGACCATCCGGATGCAAAAGCTGTGACCAAGGAAATGTCGGACACCTTCAATGCCCTCTATCTGGAGGACAAGGCCAATGCCCTGAAACCGGTCACGGCGATCGCCATCTATGAGGAATTCAAGGAACTGACCCCCGCCGGCTCGCGCGGCGATACCATGATTCAAAAACTCGCCGACCGCCTTGTCGGGGTCGACCTGCTGGATCAGGCGGCGGCGCTGCTGGAAGGCCAGATCAAATTTCGTCTGCAAGGTGCCGACCGGGCACGCGTCGGCGCGCGCCTTGGCCTGATCCACCTTCTGGCACGCAAGCATGCGGACGCCGAACGGGTGATCCGGGCGACCGCTGCGGACGGCTTGAACGCCGACCTTGCACAACAGCGCAATCATCTTCTCGTTCAGGCCCTGATGGGACAGCAGCGTTATGCCGACGGGCTGGCATTGCTGGAGCCGGATCAGTCCATGGACGGTGAACTCCTGCGTTCGGAAATCTACTGGACCATGGGCAATTGGAATGACGCGGCCCAGTCCCTGCAGCGCGTCGTGACGGCAAGCGGTGCCCGCCGTGGTGAAAAGCTCAACCGTAAACAGGCGCGCTACATGCTCAATCTGGCGACGGCGATGACGCTCAGCGGTAATGAACGCGGCCTTGCCCGTATCCGTGACAACTTCGGCGCTGCCATGGCCGAGACTGATATGGCGAAGGCCTTCGATCTGATCGCGGCGCGTCCGGCCCTCGGCCTGATCTCGCCGGAAAGCGTCAAGGAACGGGTCGCTGTGGCGCAGAACTTCAAATCCTTCCTGACGGCCTACCGCGAGCGTCTGGAAAAAGACCCGCTCAGCGCCATCAACTGA
- the flgF gene encoding flagellar basal-body rod protein FlgF, producing METTAVIAASRQGALKRQLEVVANNLANMSTNGYKSSQMMFVEHVVKSKGGERLISPKLTFARDLATRLDTTDGAIETTGNQLDMAIRNDGFFVVRDPQGNEFYTRNGQFRLDTGGQIVNQQGYPLLSTGGQPMTLGANDAEINVGRDGTISTENGQLGKVRIVRFDNPQDLEQTSGALFSSTTPAIDVDSPDVIQGALEGSNVEPIMEMAKMIELHRSYESAKSFIEREDERQKEMIRSLARDA from the coding sequence ATGGAAACCACAGCGGTCATTGCCGCTTCGCGCCAAGGCGCGCTCAAACGGCAGCTCGAAGTTGTCGCCAACAATTTGGCGAACATGAGCACCAACGGCTACAAATCCAGCCAGATGATGTTCGTTGAGCATGTCGTCAAAAGCAAAGGCGGCGAACGGCTCATCAGCCCCAAACTCACTTTTGCGCGCGATCTGGCGACCCGGCTCGACACCACGGACGGCGCCATCGAAACCACGGGCAACCAGCTCGACATGGCGATCCGCAACGATGGCTTCTTCGTGGTCCGCGACCCGCAAGGCAACGAGTTTTATACGCGCAACGGCCAGTTTCGCCTGGATACGGGCGGTCAGATCGTCAACCAGCAGGGCTATCCGCTGCTGTCGACCGGCGGCCAGCCGATGACCCTCGGGGCCAACGACGCCGAAATCAACGTCGGTCGCGACGGGACCATTTCGACGGAGAACGGCCAGCTTGGAAAGGTCAGGATCGTGCGCTTCGATAATCCGCAAGATCTGGAGCAGACCTCGGGGGCCTTGTTCTCCTCGACCACGCCGGCCATCGATGTCGACAGCCCGGATGTCATCCAGGGCGCTCTGGAAGGGTCCAACGTGGAGCCGATCATGGAGATGGCCAAGATGATCGAACTGCACCGCAGTTATGAAAGCGCCAAGTCCTTCATCGAACGTGAGGACGAACGCCAGAAGGAAATGATTAGAAGCCTGGCGCGCGACGCTTAA